One Actinospica robiniae DSM 44927 genomic region harbors:
- a CDS encoding maltokinase N-terminal cap-like domain-containing protein, giving the protein MTSMVEHAHAAPADARVDGQLARLLAEWLPRQRWYSGKGARIGADGVVVLRRIECSGQGRDPALTLVIAEVRPQGRDPERYQIFLGLREHLPEGLEHAELGPLRDAEGREKRCYDALHDPELAGWLLSRLAGGEVVGPLRFHLLPGRKVTKGLRSLVLTGEQSNTSVIYGDKLISKFLRRAVPGVNPDLELSLALADAGCQNIPQPVGWIDLAFYEPMGAAAPDAASAGSEPGSGHGDGPAGPDAGPQEDDPDQQSRGYSAPEPITVATVSEFLPTATDGWLLAQASVRDLYAQPEGVEPRNAGGDFGPEALRLGAASARVHHDLATALPTARMEPAELEQVAGAMIEHLHRAAERVPALVPYVSALRTALLELTKLDEPVLTQRVHGDFHLGQCMRTVQGWVLLDFEGEPNRTLAERRAMAPAIKDIAGMARSFDYAAHHLGGDPDRAADWAEHNFDAFCAGYASVSGQDPREQDVLLRGYAIDKAVYEAVYEAANRPTWLSIPLTAVARLAESV; this is encoded by the coding sequence ATGACCTCGATGGTCGAACACGCGCACGCCGCGCCGGCGGACGCCCGAGTGGACGGGCAGCTGGCACGGTTGCTGGCCGAGTGGCTGCCACGGCAGCGCTGGTACAGCGGCAAGGGGGCGCGGATCGGGGCGGACGGGGTGGTGGTACTGCGGCGGATCGAGTGCTCGGGGCAAGGCCGGGATCCGGCGTTGACCCTGGTCATCGCCGAGGTCCGGCCGCAGGGGCGCGATCCCGAGCGCTACCAGATCTTCCTGGGGCTGCGCGAGCACCTGCCCGAGGGGCTCGAACACGCCGAACTCGGCCCGCTGCGCGACGCGGAGGGCCGGGAGAAGCGCTGCTACGACGCCCTGCACGACCCCGAACTGGCCGGATGGCTGCTCTCGCGGCTGGCCGGAGGGGAGGTGGTCGGGCCGCTGCGTTTCCATCTGCTGCCCGGTCGGAAGGTCACCAAGGGCCTGCGCTCGCTGGTGCTGACCGGGGAGCAGTCCAACACCTCCGTGATCTACGGGGACAAGCTCATCTCGAAGTTCCTGCGCCGCGCGGTGCCCGGGGTCAACCCCGACCTCGAGCTCTCGCTGGCGCTGGCCGACGCCGGCTGCCAGAACATCCCGCAGCCGGTCGGCTGGATCGACCTGGCCTTCTACGAGCCGATGGGGGCCGCCGCGCCCGACGCGGCGTCCGCCGGCTCCGAGCCGGGCTCGGGGCACGGCGACGGGCCGGCCGGGCCGGACGCCGGTCCGCAGGAGGACGACCCGGACCAGCAGAGCCGGGGCTACAGCGCTCCGGAGCCGATCACCGTGGCCACCGTGAGCGAGTTCCTGCCCACCGCCACCGACGGCTGGCTGCTGGCCCAGGCCAGCGTCCGCGACCTCTACGCCCAGCCGGAAGGCGTCGAGCCGCGTAACGCCGGCGGGGACTTCGGTCCGGAGGCGCTGCGCCTCGGCGCCGCGTCCGCGCGGGTGCACCACGACCTCGCCACCGCCCTGCCCACCGCCCGAATGGAGCCGGCGGAGCTCGAACAGGTGGCCGGCGCCATGATCGAGCATCTGCACCGAGCGGCCGAACGCGTGCCCGCGCTGGTGCCGTACGTCTCCGCGCTGCGGACCGCGCTGCTCGAGCTGACCAAGCTGGACGAGCCGGTGCTCACGCAGCGTGTCCACGGCGACTTCCACCTGGGCCAGTGCATGCGCACGGTCCAGGGCTGGGTGCTGCTGGACTTCGAGGGCGAGCCCAACCGCACCCTGGCCGAGCGCCGGGCGATGGCTCCGGCGATCAAGGACATCGCCGGAATGGCCCGTTCCTTCGACTACGCGGCGCACCACCTCGGCGGCGACCCGGACCGGGCGGCCGATTGGGCCGAGCACAACTTCGACGCCTTCTGCGCCGGATACGCCTCGGTCAGCGGCCAGGACCCGCGCGAGCAGGACGTGCTGCTGCGCGGCTACGCCATCGACAAGGCGGTCTACGAGGCGGTCTACGAAGCGGCGAACCGGCCCACCTGGCTCAGCATCCCGCTCACCGCCGTGGCCAGGCTGGCCGAATCGGTCTGA
- the treS gene encoding maltose alpha-D-glucosyltransferase, producing the protein MIVNEPVSDSPLDLPKSERDPEWFKRAVFYEVLVRSFQDANGDGTGDLKGLTSRLDYLRWLGIDCIWLPPFFKSPLRDGGYDVADYTDVLPEFGDLGDFVDFVEQAHLRGIRVVIDFVMNHTSDQHPWFQSSRNDPQGPYGDFYTWADDDKQFSDARIIFVDTETSNWTFDPVRKQYFWHRFFSHQPDLNYENPHVQEEILAALRFWLDLGIDGFRLDAVPYLYQREGTNCENLPETHAFLKRVRAMIDSEYPDRVLLAEANQWPSDVVDYFGDPATGGDECHMAFHFPVMPRIFMAVRRESRYPVSEILAQTPAIPHKAQWGIFLRNHDELTLEMVTDEERDYMYTEYAKDPRMKANVGIRRRLAPLLENDRRQIELFNALLFSLPGSPVLYYGDEIGMGDNIWLGDRDGVRTPMQWTPDRNAGFSSCDPARLNMPVIMDPVFGYQSTNVEAATRNSSSTLHWTKRMIEVRRQNPAFGLGTYTELGSTNPSVFAFVRELRGQEPGSDDLVLCVMNFSRFPQPTELDLREYQAIEPVELLGGVRFPKIGELPYLLTLAGYGFYWFRLQRP; encoded by the coding sequence GTGATCGTCAACGAGCCCGTCTCGGACTCCCCGCTCGACCTGCCCAAGAGCGAGCGCGACCCGGAATGGTTCAAGCGCGCCGTGTTCTACGAGGTACTGGTGCGCTCCTTCCAGGACGCGAACGGAGACGGCACCGGCGACCTCAAAGGACTGACCTCAAGGCTCGACTATCTGCGATGGCTGGGCATCGACTGCATCTGGCTGCCGCCGTTCTTCAAATCCCCGTTGCGCGACGGCGGCTACGACGTGGCCGACTACACCGACGTGCTGCCCGAGTTCGGCGACCTCGGCGACTTCGTCGACTTCGTCGAGCAGGCGCACCTGCGCGGCATCCGCGTGGTCATCGACTTCGTGATGAACCACACCAGCGACCAGCACCCGTGGTTCCAGTCCTCGCGCAACGACCCGCAGGGGCCTTACGGCGACTTCTACACCTGGGCCGACGACGACAAGCAGTTCTCCGACGCCCGCATCATCTTCGTCGACACCGAGACCTCGAACTGGACCTTCGACCCCGTCCGCAAGCAGTACTTCTGGCACCGGTTCTTCTCCCACCAGCCGGACCTGAACTACGAGAATCCACACGTCCAGGAGGAGATCCTGGCCGCGCTGCGGTTCTGGCTCGACCTCGGCATCGACGGGTTCCGGCTGGACGCCGTGCCCTACCTCTACCAGCGCGAGGGCACCAACTGCGAGAACCTGCCGGAGACGCACGCGTTCCTCAAGCGGGTCCGGGCCATGATCGACTCGGAGTACCCGGACCGGGTGCTGCTGGCCGAGGCCAACCAGTGGCCCTCGGACGTGGTGGACTACTTCGGCGACCCGGCCACCGGCGGCGACGAGTGCCACATGGCCTTCCACTTCCCGGTCATGCCGCGCATCTTCATGGCGGTGCGGCGGGAGTCGCGCTACCCGGTCTCGGAGATCCTGGCCCAGACCCCGGCGATCCCGCACAAAGCCCAGTGGGGGATCTTCCTGCGCAACCACGACGAGCTGACCCTGGAGATGGTCACCGACGAGGAGCGCGACTACATGTACACCGAGTACGCCAAAGACCCGCGGATGAAGGCGAACGTCGGCATCCGGCGCCGGCTCGCGCCGCTGCTGGAGAACGACCGCCGCCAGATCGAGCTGTTCAACGCGCTGCTGTTCTCGCTGCCCGGCTCGCCGGTGCTCTACTACGGCGACGAGATCGGGATGGGCGACAACATCTGGCTCGGCGACCGCGACGGGGTGCGCACGCCGATGCAGTGGACCCCGGACCGCAACGCCGGGTTCTCCAGCTGCGATCCGGCCCGGCTGAACATGCCGGTGATCATGGATCCGGTCTTCGGCTATCAGTCTACGAACGTGGAGGCGGCCACCCGCAACTCCTCCTCCACGCTGCACTGGACCAAGCGGATGATCGAGGTGCGCCGCCAGAACCCCGCTTTCGGGCTGGGCACTTACACTGAACTCGGGTCCACCAATCCCTCGGTGTTCGCGTTCGTGCGCGAGCTGAGGGGGCAGGAGCCGGGTTCGGACGACCTGGTGCTCTGCGTGATGAATTTCTCCCGTTTCCCTCAGCCTACCGAGCTCGACCTGCGTGAATACCAGGCGATCGAGCCCGTGGAGCTGCTCGGCGGGGTCCGCTTCCCGAAGATCGGGGAGCTTCCCTACCTGCTCACACTCGCGGGCTACGGCTTCTACTGGTTCAGGTTGCAGCGACCGTAG